CCGGACTTCACCAGGTCCTGGGCGATCCGGATGCCGTCCTTGTTCGCCTTGGAGGCAACCTCGATCGTCTTCGTGTCGGTGTCGACCAGGTCGCCGCCCTCGCCGTACATGAAGGGGAGCATGAAGTAGCCGCCACTGTTGAGGTAGATGCCGTCGACATGGGCCTTCTGCTTCAGCAGCTTGGCGTCGGCCTTCACGTCGGCCCACGTGGCGGGCGCCTCGGTGATGCCGGCCTCCTTGAAGAGCTTCTTGTTGTACATCAGGCCGAGGGTGTCGGTGACCTGCGGAACGCCGTACGTCTTGCCGTTGTAGACGTCGGAGGAGAGCGCGGTGTCGAGGTAGTGGTTCTTCGTGAGGACGTCGCTGCCGTCGAGGGCGTACAGGTGGCCCGCTGCTGCGAACTCGGGGACCCAGGCGACCTCCGCGCGGAGGATGTCCGGTGCTCCCTCCCCGGCTTCGGCGGCGGTCTTGAACTTGTTCTGCGCCTCACCGAACGGCACCGACTGGTAGTTGATCTTCACGTTCGGGTACTCGGCGTTGAAGCGCTTGATCAGCTCCTTGAACGCGGGGCCCTCGTTCGTGGGATCGGAGGTGTCCCACCAGGTGAGGGTGGCCTTGAGGGACGCGTGGTCGGGCGTGTCGCTCGACGCGGCGGTCGTGCCCCCGCCTCCGCAGGCGGAGAGGACGAGGGCGACAGCGGCTAGGCCGGTGAGGCCGGGAAGGGTGCGGCGCATGGTGGGCTCCTTGAAGACAGCGGCTCGGGACCGGTGTGGCCGCACTCTGTGACGGCCATCACGGACCGTAGCAAGAACTTGCAGGCAATTGAAAGAGATTGCTGCAAGTTTTGCAGAGGTGTTTGATGGCTCCATGGGGACTCTTGCGGAGATCGCACGTGAAGCCGGCGTCAGCGAGGCCACGGTCAGCCGGGTGCTGAACGCGAAGCCCGGCGTGAGCGCTGCCGCGCGCCAGCACGTCCTGATGGCCCTGGACGTGCTCGGGTACGAGCGCCCGACCAGGCTGCGGCGGCGCAGCGCGGGCCTGGTGGGGCTGGTGGTCCCGGAGCTCGACAACCCGATCTTCCCTGCGATCGCGCAGGTGATCGAGGACTCGCTCACCCAGCGCCGCTACACACCGGTGCTGTGCACACAGTCGCCGGGCGGAATCGCGGAGGACGAGTACGTGGAGTCACTGCTCGACCACGGGGTCGCCGGCATCCTGTTCGTGTCGGGCCGGCACGCGGACGTCGGGGCAGACCATGAGCGTTACCGGGCCCTCGTCGGGCGCGGCATGCCGGTGGCCTTCATCAACGGGTACGTCGAGGGCATCCCTGCTCCCTTCTTCTCGACGGACGACGCGGCCGCGACGGAGCTCGCGGTGGCCCACCTCGTGCAGCTCGGGCACCGGCGGATCGGGCTCGCGACCGGTCCCGGACGGTTCACTCCCTCGCTGCGGAAGCGTGCTGGCTTCGTCGCAGCACTGAACCGGCTGCTCGGCCTCACCGCGCAGGAGGCAGAGAGCTGGGTCGAGGAGAGCCTGTTCACCGTGGAGGGTGGCGCGGCCTCCGCGGCGAGCCTCGTCGAGCGGGGCGCGACGGGGATCGTCTGTGCCTCCGACATGATGGCGATCGGCGCCGTCCGCGGCGTCCGTGATGCGGGTCTCTCGGTCCCCGGCGACGTGTCGGTGGTCGGCTTCGACGACTCGAACCTGATGGGCTTCCTCGACCCGCCCCTCACGACGATCCGGCAGCCGGTGCACGCCCTCTGCTCTGCGGCGGTGGCTGCCGTGGCCGATGCCATCGGCGGTGCGCCCGTGCCCGCGCGGGAGTACGTCTTCAAGCCCGAGCTGGTGCTGCGTCAGTCGACAGGTCCTGCACGCCCCGGGGCGTGACCTCGCCGGCTGTCACAGATCGACGGCGCCTGGTGTCTTCATGTCGACCGCGATCACGAGGATCGCCACGAGCAAGGGAGACGACCATGACCACCCGCATCCCCGCCGCCGAGATCACCGGCCTGAAGGGCGCGATCGTGAAGGCGTTCAGCAGGAAGATGTTCGGCAAGGTGCCCGAGTCGCTCGGCGTCATGTGGCACAACCAGGCCGTGCTCGACGCGTCGATGGGCTTCGGGCAGAAGCTGAGGAAGTGGGACAGCTGCGACCCGGGCCTCAAGGCCTACGCCCACATGGCCGTGGCGTCGTACATCGGCTGCAGCTGGTGCCTCGACTTCAACTACTTCATGGCCCGGCACGAGGGGCTCGACCTCGAGAAGGCGCAGCAGGTGCCGCGCTGGCGCGAGTCCGACGTCTTCACCCCGCTCGAGCGCGACGTCCTGGAGTACGCCGAGGCGATGACCGCCACGCCGGTGGAGGTCACCGACGAGCTGTCGTCCCGGCTCCTCGACGCACTCGGTCCGGCCGCGCTCGTCGAGCTGACCAGCGTCATCGGGTTCGCCAACCTGACCACCCGGGGCAACGTCGCGATGGGCATCGAGTCCGAGGGCTTCGCCGACTCCTGTGGCATGAAGCCGCTGGCCGCGCGCCCGGGAGTAGCGTCGCCGGCATGAGCGCCACCGCCCTCGGGGACGACCCGTTCGTCGCTCACCGCAGCCTGCTCTTCACCGTCGCCTACGAGATGCTCGGCTCCGCGGCCCACGCCGAGGACGTCGTGCAGGAGGCCTGGCTGCGGTGGGACGAGGTCGACCGGGCGACGGTGCGCGACCCGCGTGCGTACCTCGTCCGGATCGTCACCCGGCAGGCGCTCAACCGGCTGCGGACGCTGAGCCGCCGCCGCGAGGAGTACGTCGGGGAGTGGCTACCGGAGCCGCTCCTCACCGTGCCCGACGTGGCCGAGGACGTCGAGCTCGCCGAGAGCGTGTCGATCGCGATGCTCACGGTGCTGGAGTCCCTCACGCCGACCGAGCGAGCCGTCTTCGTGCTGCGCGAGGTCTTCGACGTGCCCCACGACGAGATCGCGGCGGCGGTCGGCAAGACGTCGGCGGCCGTGCGCCAGATCAGCAGCCGTGCCCGCAACCACGTCGAGGCGCGGCGTCCGCGGATGCGGGTCAGCCGCGACGAGCAGCAGGAGGTCGTCGACAGGTTCGTCGCGGCGGTGACCACCGGTGACCTCCAGGGCCTGCTCGACGTGCTGGCCCCGGACGTCGTCCTCCTCGCAGACGGTGGCGGGATCGCCAACGCCGTGCGGATGCCGATCCTCGGGGCGAAGAAGGTGGCGAACCTGCTCCGCCCGTTCCCGCGGGTGGCGGTCAACGCCACGGTGGAGACGTTCCCGCTCAACGGCGGTGTCGGCGTGCGGATCGACGACGAGGCCGGCGGCCCGACCATCGTCAGCGTGGAGATCGCCGAGGGACGGATCACCCGGATCTTCGCCATGCGCAACCCCCACAAGCTGGGTTGGCTGGACGAGGCCATCGAGCTCCGGAGGTAGTGCGCTACAGTCGCAGGCGAACAAGACACACGGGAGTCCGCGGCAGTGGACTGAGAGGGAGCTGGAGCCGCTCCGACCGTTGAACCTGATCCGGGTAATGCCGGCGATAGGGACGTGAAGGAGTGCACCTCATGGTGCCCCAGCTGATGTGCCTGGTGTCGTCCGTCGACGACCTCGCGCTGCTGCCTGCCCTCGCGATGGCGGGCGTCGACGCCTTCCAGGTCCGCGACAAGCGTCTGGAGCGCGACGGCCTGATCGCGCTGACCAACCACGTGATGAACCTCGTGCCCGCCGCGAAGGTCATCGTCAACGACCGGATCGACGTCGCGGTCATCACCGGCGCCGACGGCGTCCACGTCGGTGCGTCCGACATGCCCGTCGCTGAGGTGCGGTCGATGGTCAGTCGCGCCCAGGGGCGCGGCTTCCTCTCCGACCGCTTCCTGATCGGCGCCACCTGCCGTACGGCGGCCGACGTGCGCGCCGCGGGTGACCTCGGCGCGTCGTACGTCGGGGTGGGGCCGGTCTTCGCCACCACGTCGAAGGACGGCCTGCCCGACCCGCTCGGCGTGGAGGGGCTGGCCGCCGCGGTGGTGCCCGGGGGAGTGCCGGTCCTCGGCATCGGCGGGATCACGCCCCGCAACGCCGTCGAGGTGGTGGCCGGGGGAGCCCACGGGGTGGCGGTGATCGGCGGCATCTGGAACGAGCCCGACCCGGTCGCGGCCGCCCGGGAGCTCGTCGCGGCGGTGCGTGCGCGATGAAGGTGCGGGTCCTCGGTGCCGGCGTCATCGGCCTCGCCTGTGCGTGGGAGCTGACCCGACGCGGCCACACGGTCGAGGTGGTGGACCCGGCGCCGGGCGCGGGTGCCTCCCACGCGGCGGCGGGCATGCTCTGCCCCGCCGGCGAGCTGTGGCACGGCGAAGAGGACCTGTGGCGCCTCGGGCGCGAGTCCGCCGCGCTCTGGCCCGCGTTCGCCTCGCAGCTCGGCGTCGAGGTGCACCGCACCGGCACGCTCCTCGCCGGAGC
The sequence above is a segment of the Nocardioides jiangxiensis genome. Coding sequences within it:
- a CDS encoding thiamine phosphate synthase; the encoded protein is MVPQLMCLVSSVDDLALLPALAMAGVDAFQVRDKRLERDGLIALTNHVMNLVPAAKVIVNDRIDVAVITGADGVHVGASDMPVAEVRSMVSRAQGRGFLSDRFLIGATCRTAADVRAAGDLGASYVGVGPVFATTSKDGLPDPLGVEGLAAAVVPGGVPVLGIGGITPRNAVEVVAGGAHGVAVIGGIWNEPDPVAAARELVAAVRAR
- a CDS encoding carboxymuconolactone decarboxylase family protein; translated protein: MTTRIPAAEITGLKGAIVKAFSRKMFGKVPESLGVMWHNQAVLDASMGFGQKLRKWDSCDPGLKAYAHMAVASYIGCSWCLDFNYFMARHEGLDLEKAQQVPRWRESDVFTPLERDVLEYAEAMTATPVEVTDELSSRLLDALGPAALVELTSVIGFANLTTRGNVAMGIESEGFADSCGMKPLAARPGVASPA
- a CDS encoding LacI family DNA-binding transcriptional regulator; its protein translation is MGTLAEIAREAGVSEATVSRVLNAKPGVSAAARQHVLMALDVLGYERPTRLRRRSAGLVGLVVPELDNPIFPAIAQVIEDSLTQRRYTPVLCTQSPGGIAEDEYVESLLDHGVAGILFVSGRHADVGADHERYRALVGRGMPVAFINGYVEGIPAPFFSTDDAAATELAVAHLVQLGHRRIGLATGPGRFTPSLRKRAGFVAALNRLLGLTAQEAESWVEESLFTVEGGAASAASLVERGATGIVCASDMMAIGAVRGVRDAGLSVPGDVSVVGFDDSNLMGFLDPPLTTIRQPVHALCSAAVAAVADAIGGAPVPAREYVFKPELVLRQSTGPARPGA
- a CDS encoding RNA polymerase sigma-70 factor, whose product is MSATALGDDPFVAHRSLLFTVAYEMLGSAAHAEDVVQEAWLRWDEVDRATVRDPRAYLVRIVTRQALNRLRTLSRRREEYVGEWLPEPLLTVPDVAEDVELAESVSIAMLTVLESLTPTERAVFVLREVFDVPHDEIAAAVGKTSAAVRQISSRARNHVEARRPRMRVSRDEQQEVVDRFVAAVTTGDLQGLLDVLAPDVVLLADGGGIANAVRMPILGAKKVANLLRPFPRVAVNATVETFPLNGGVGVRIDDEAGGPTIVSVEIAEGRITRIFAMRNPHKLGWLDEAIELRR
- a CDS encoding extracellular solute-binding protein; this encodes MRRTLPGLTGLAAVALVLSACGGGGTTAASSDTPDHASLKATLTWWDTSDPTNEGPAFKELIKRFNAEYPNVKINYQSVPFGEAQNKFKTAAEAGEGAPDILRAEVAWVPEFAAAGHLYALDGSDVLTKNHYLDTALSSDVYNGKTYGVPQVTDTLGLMYNKKLFKEAGITEAPATWADVKADAKLLKQKAHVDGIYLNSGGYFMLPFMYGEGGDLVDTDTKTIEVASKANKDGIRIAQDLVKSGAAPKPDANDSYGTMMTLFKEGKVGMVINGPWEVANISKDPKFGGFDNLGIAPVPAGSQGAGAPVGGHNYVVYSGMDEKKADAATAFLEFMTSPESEAFIADKLGLLPTNEAAYDLIKDNERVTAWKSALDVAKARPWIPEGGLFFGPLDEMATKVLVQGADVDKTLDQTAAKYKADVVPEYDLP